One genomic region from Phorcysia thermohydrogeniphila encodes:
- the tig gene encoding trigger factor, which translates to MAYEVERRSEVLYAVKLVAEPQELEKEVNDICKEIRKSAKIPGFRPGRAPVNLIKKYYEDTIRDALFRGFVSEKLREVVEKENIQLISDPGVEDYSLDLNNNSFEVVLLLEVKPEIELKPEDYKGIKVKKTTRKITDEDVEKVVEGLRNQAATWKEVDREVKEGDLVEIEYETKIEGEEKAHTGNVAVVIGQNQLWPEIEKEVIGKKAGEEGEVTFKAPEEKEKYGEAAGKEVSVKFKVKSVKEKELPEVNDEFAKKFGFESVEEMRKRIREDLETAEETREQEEIEDQIVDAILNKVNVPVPPSMLNLEIRAQAEAQLRRLAQFGVDVRQVNPEAIVEMVRPTAEKTVKVKLLLEKVAELEGIEVTDEDLDAEIQKLAEAAFGGDYVQARQSLEERGLLGMVRQDVLRQKALDRLIELAEIEEVSAPEISEKKEEKSEEKSEG; encoded by the coding sequence ATGGCATACGAAGTTGAGAGGAGGAGCGAGGTACTCTACGCTGTAAAGCTTGTAGCAGAGCCACAGGAGCTTGAGAAAGAGGTAAACGATATCTGCAAGGAAATTAGAAAGTCTGCCAAGATTCCGGGATTTAGGCCCGGCAGAGCTCCCGTCAACCTCATCAAGAAGTACTACGAGGACACAATCAGGGACGCCCTCTTTAGAGGTTTCGTCTCTGAGAAGTTGAGGGAAGTTGTTGAGAAAGAGAACATTCAGCTCATCTCCGACCCCGGAGTTGAGGACTACAGCTTAGACCTTAACAACAACAGCTTTGAAGTTGTTCTCCTCCTTGAGGTTAAGCCTGAGATAGAGCTTAAACCGGAAGACTACAAGGGAATCAAAGTAAAGAAGACGACGAGGAAGATAACCGACGAAGATGTTGAAAAGGTCGTTGAGGGACTGAGAAATCAGGCTGCAACTTGGAAAGAAGTTGATAGGGAAGTAAAGGAAGGCGACTTAGTAGAGATTGAATACGAGACAAAGATTGAGGGAGAAGAGAAAGCCCATACCGGTAACGTAGCCGTTGTTATCGGTCAGAACCAGCTCTGGCCTGAGATAGAGAAGGAAGTTATCGGAAAGAAGGCAGGAGAAGAGGGAGAGGTAACCTTCAAAGCTCCTGAGGAGAAGGAGAAGTACGGGGAAGCTGCTGGAAAGGAAGTTTCTGTTAAGTTTAAGGTTAAGTCCGTTAAGGAGAAGGAGCTTCCCGAAGTCAACGACGAGTTTGCCAAAAAGTTCGGCTTTGAAAGCGTTGAAGAGATGAGAAAGAGAATAAGGGAAGACCTTGAGACTGCAGAGGAGACGAGGGAGCAGGAAGAGATAGAGGATCAGATTGTTGACGCCATCTTGAATAAGGTTAACGTTCCTGTTCCTCCATCCATGCTAAACCTTGAGATAAGGGCTCAGGCAGAGGCTCAGCTACGTCGCCTTGCCCAGTTTGGCGTTGATGTAAGGCAGGTGAATCCTGAAGCAATCGTTGAGATGGTTAGACCAACTGCTGAGAAGACCGTTAAGGTGAAGCTTCTCCTTGAGAAGGTAGCCGAGCTTGAGGGTATAGAAGTTACCGATGAAGACTTGGATGCTGAGATTCAAAAGCTTGCAGAAGCAGCCTTTGGAGGCGACTACGTTCAGGCAAGGCAGTCCCTTGAAGAGAGGGGACTTCTTGGAATGGTAAGGCAGGATGTCCTGAGGCAGAAGGCCCTTGATAGGCTCATAGAGCTTGCTGAGATTGAGGAAGTAAGCGCTCCAGAAATTAGTGAGAAGAAAGAAGAAAAGTCTGAAGAAAAATCTGAAGGTTAA
- a CDS encoding sigma-54-dependent transcriptional regulator, producing MRTLILEDEKNIREILSIVVEEFDFEIDEAETLLEALEKLKENSYELLLVDLRLPDGSGMEVVRQVKRERPETEVVIITAFASTETVKEAFELGVYDYIEKPFKIEDLRLILRNLKEKLTLKEKLKQESIPELIGQSPAIEKLKEIIRKIAPYDVNVLILGESGSGKEVVAKAIHNLSNRSDRPFVAINCAALPAELLESELFGYKKGAFTGAVKDKKGLIEKANGGTLFLDEIGDMPLSLQAKLLRFLETKKFIPLGSTEEREVDVRIIAATNKNLREEIKKGNFREDLFYRIATIVVEVPPLRERREDIPLLVEHFVREFSSKYGKEVKKVSKGFIEYLMELPLEGNVRELRNIIEREVILSENGVIGAGYHRKDKTTEGKELIGIPEEGIDLKQILSDIERNYLIKALEKAGGKKKKAAELLGLTFREFRYRLSKYGIRG from the coding sequence ATGAGAACTCTTATCTTAGAGGACGAGAAGAACATAAGAGAAATCCTCTCCATAGTAGTGGAAGAGTTTGACTTTGAGATAGACGAGGCAGAAACCCTCCTTGAAGCTTTAGAGAAGTTAAAGGAGAACTCCTACGAGCTCCTCCTCGTTGACCTGAGGCTTCCAGACGGCTCAGGAATGGAGGTTGTAAGGCAGGTAAAGAGGGAAAGGCCAGAAACGGAAGTGGTGATTATAACGGCCTTTGCCTCAACAGAAACGGTAAAGGAAGCCTTTGAGCTCGGCGTTTACGACTACATAGAAAAGCCCTTTAAGATTGAGGACTTAAGGTTAATACTAAGGAACTTAAAGGAGAAGCTCACCCTAAAGGAAAAACTCAAGCAGGAAAGCATTCCAGAACTTATAGGTCAGTCTCCAGCCATAGAGAAGCTAAAGGAGATAATCCGAAAAATAGCTCCCTACGATGTAAACGTTCTAATTCTTGGAGAAAGTGGAAGTGGAAAGGAGGTTGTAGCCAAGGCGATTCACAATCTAAGCAACAGGAGTGATAGACCCTTCGTTGCAATAAACTGCGCTGCCCTGCCTGCAGAGCTCCTTGAAAGTGAGCTCTTTGGCTATAAAAAAGGAGCCTTCACGGGAGCTGTAAAGGATAAAAAGGGGCTTATAGAGAAGGCCAACGGTGGAACTCTCTTCCTTGATGAGATTGGAGATATGCCCCTATCTTTGCAGGCAAAGCTCCTTCGCTTCCTTGAAACTAAAAAGTTCATACCCTTAGGCTCAACAGAGGAGAGGGAAGTTGACGTAAGGATAATAGCCGCAACCAATAAGAACTTAAGGGAGGAAATAAAGAAGGGAAACTTTCGTGAGGACCTTTTCTACAGGATTGCAACTATAGTCGTTGAAGTTCCACCCTTAAGGGAAAGGAGAGAGGACATTCCACTCCTTGTAGAGCACTTTGTCAGGGAGTTTTCAAGTAAGTACGGTAAGGAGGTAAAGAAGGTTTCAAAGGGGTTCATTGAGTACCTGATGGAGCTCCCCCTTGAAGGAAACGTGAGGGAGCTCAGGAACATAATTGAGAGGGAGGTAATTCTCTCAGAAAACGGCGTAATAGGCGCTGGCTACCATAGAAAGGACAAAACTACCGAAGGAAAAGAGCTCATAGGGATTCCCGAAGAGGGAATTGACCTTAAGCAGATTCTTAGCGATATAGAGAGGAATTATCTCATCAAAGCCCTTGAAAAAGCCGGCGGGAAAAAGAAAAAAGCGGCAGAACTACTGGGTCTAACCTTTAGGGAATTTAGGTATAGACTCTCAAAGTACGGAATTAGAGGATAG
- a CDS encoding sensor histidine kinase — MSTKGRSSFTDKFYLVYRVGRFAFSAGLFFLFLSLYSFDKLPFPENSITILAIFLVVSLALLFLSRAPHLFEFILDELFIFVLVLDKIFSYSFFSIFLMFPVFFSSLTLSRKGSYTTTALALLFNFGYLLTGEKDGGFVESAIQSLLISIALIAMMLAGQRLKKKLEAQEEYIASLEKEREQNRVYKRLYEISADLAHELKNPLASLKGAVELLKEGKVTPRLLEIIHSETERLDGIVRDFLTLARPISSEKRKVSLPSIIREIIQNLGESKEYTLNLEDVEIETDERAFRSAIENLIRNAFQWAESKVAVSCKKVGETVEISVEDDGPGVKEEEKERIFEPFYSNNPKGSGLGLPIVKRFVIENKGTIQVERSPLGGAKFVMKIPLKLEKER; from the coding sequence GTGAGCACTAAAGGAAGGAGCTCCTTTACAGACAAGTTCTACCTTGTTTACCGGGTGGGAAGGTTCGCCTTCTCAGCCGGTCTCTTCTTCCTTTTCCTCTCCCTTTACTCCTTTGACAAGCTTCCCTTCCCCGAAAACTCAATTACGATTTTAGCCATCTTTCTGGTTGTAAGCCTTGCCCTCCTATTCCTCTCAAGAGCTCCCCACCTCTTTGAGTTTATACTTGATGAGCTATTCATATTCGTTTTGGTACTTGACAAAATCTTTAGCTACAGCTTCTTCTCAATCTTTCTGATGTTTCCCGTTTTCTTTTCCTCCTTAACGCTGAGCAGGAAGGGAAGCTACACCACAACAGCCCTTGCCCTCCTTTTTAACTTTGGCTACCTTTTAACGGGCGAAAAAGACGGGGGATTCGTAGAGTCTGCAATACAGTCCCTCCTCATAAGTATTGCACTAATCGCAATGATGCTTGCAGGCCAAAGGCTCAAAAAAAAGCTTGAAGCTCAGGAGGAGTACATAGCCTCCTTAGAGAAAGAGAGAGAGCAGAACAGAGTTTATAAGAGACTCTACGAGATAAGTGCAGACTTAGCCCATGAGCTTAAGAATCCATTAGCGTCACTCAAGGGAGCTGTGGAGCTCCTAAAAGAAGGAAAGGTAACCCCGAGATTACTTGAGATTATCCACAGCGAGACTGAACGCCTTGACGGAATAGTAAGGGACTTTTTAACACTTGCTAGGCCGATTTCTTCTGAAAAGCGTAAAGTATCCCTTCCCTCCATCATAAGAGAAATCATCCAGAACTTGGGAGAAAGTAAGGAATACACCCTCAACTTAGAGGATGTAGAGATAGAAACCGACGAAAGGGCCTTTCGCTCTGCCATTGAGAACCTGATAAGGAACGCCTTTCAGTGGGCAGAGTCTAAGGTGGCTGTCTCGTGTAAGAAAGTGGGAGAAACTGTTGAAATTTCCGTTGAGGACGACGGCCCCGGAGTTAAAGAGGAAGAGAAGGAGAGGATATTTGAACCCTTCTACTCAAATAACCCCAAAGGGTCTGGGCTCGGACTGCCGATAGTTAAAAGGTTTGTAATTGAAAACAAAGGAACAATACAGGTTGAGCGTAGTCCCTTAGGGGGAGCTAAATTTGTAATGAAGATACCTTTAAAGTTAGAGAAGGAAAGATGA
- the purL gene encoding phosphoribosylformylglycinamidine synthase subunit PurL, with the protein MDREIIEQHVTMEEYERILKLLGREPNLVELGIFSAMWSEHCSYKSSRPHLKKFPTSAPWVVQGPGENAGIIMVDEEKGICAAFKVESHNHPSFIEPFHGAATGVGGILRDIFTMGARPIACMDSLRFGELHDPRMRYIVKGVVSGISHYGNCVGVPTVGGEVYFDSCYQTNPLVNAFALGIVKKEKIFYARATGVGNSVIYVGAKTGRDGIHGATMASEEFSSEEEVEKKVNVQVGDPFMEKLLIEACLEAMEKDGIVAIQDMGAAGLTSSSVEMASRGGVGVVLYLDKVPTREEGMTPYEIMLSESQERMLVVCEKGKEEEIIEVFRRWELDACVIGEIIEEPVLRLFWHGEKVAELPVKALTEEAPVYYRPFKVPAYILKNASYDQNNLPEPKDYNEIVKKLLDSPTIASKRWIYRQYDHMVQINTTVYPGSDAAVLRIKESKKGIAISSDCNSRYCYLNPYEGGKIAVAEAARNVACSGAKPRAITDCLNFASPEDPEIMWQFVKVTDGMADACKVLETPVVSGNVSFYNETATENGKRAVFPTPTVVCVGVLEDVEKRMTSFFKEAGDVIVLLGENTGNISGSEYQKLVEGEFKGRGQTIDLRFEKTLQDAIVEAIEKGLVKSAHDVSEGGIAINLFESAFEKELGFEVEFDEDLRTDFLLFGEEQSRIVITVSPEKLTEVLEFFEKKTVPAKVIGKVTDTGRGVIRHKGKEVVNLPIKECKEIYETSLEKKLSGEH; encoded by the coding sequence ATGGACAGGGAAATCATTGAACAGCACGTTACGATGGAAGAATACGAAAGAATCCTTAAGCTTCTTGGGAGAGAGCCAAATTTAGTTGAACTTGGAATTTTCTCTGCTATGTGGTCTGAGCACTGCTCCTACAAGTCCTCCCGTCCCCACCTTAAAAAGTTCCCGACAAGTGCACCGTGGGTTGTTCAGGGACCCGGCGAGAACGCCGGAATAATAATGGTTGACGAGGAAAAGGGCATATGTGCAGCCTTTAAGGTGGAGTCCCACAACCACCCATCCTTTATAGAGCCCTTCCACGGAGCAGCTACGGGAGTTGGTGGTATCTTAAGGGACATCTTTACAATGGGCGCAAGGCCAATTGCCTGTATGGACTCTTTGAGGTTTGGAGAGCTCCACGACCCCCGTATGCGCTACATCGTTAAGGGAGTCGTTTCCGGAATAAGCCACTACGGAAACTGTGTAGGCGTTCCAACGGTTGGAGGAGAGGTTTACTTTGATTCCTGCTACCAGACAAACCCCCTTGTTAACGCCTTTGCCCTTGGAATCGTAAAGAAGGAAAAGATTTTCTACGCAAGGGCTACCGGCGTTGGAAACTCCGTTATATACGTTGGAGCAAAAACGGGAAGGGACGGAATTCACGGCGCTACGATGGCCTCTGAGGAGTTTTCCTCTGAGGAGGAAGTTGAAAAGAAGGTAAACGTTCAGGTTGGCGACCCGTTTATGGAGAAGCTTCTCATAGAGGCCTGCCTTGAGGCGATGGAGAAGGACGGAATTGTCGCCATTCAGGACATGGGAGCGGCAGGACTAACCTCCTCCTCTGTTGAGATGGCCTCCCGCGGTGGAGTTGGAGTAGTCCTCTACCTTGACAAAGTCCCCACAAGAGAAGAGGGGATGACTCCCTACGAGATAATGCTTTCAGAGTCTCAGGAGAGGATGCTCGTAGTCTGTGAGAAAGGAAAGGAAGAGGAGATAATTGAGGTATTTAGAAGGTGGGAGCTTGACGCCTGCGTAATTGGAGAAATCATAGAAGAGCCCGTTTTAAGGCTCTTCTGGCACGGCGAAAAAGTTGCAGAGCTCCCCGTAAAAGCCCTCACAGAGGAAGCTCCAGTTTACTACCGTCCATTCAAAGTTCCGGCATACATACTTAAGAACGCCTCCTACGACCAGAACAACCTCCCCGAGCCAAAGGACTACAACGAGATAGTAAAGAAGCTCCTTGACTCCCCGACAATTGCAAGCAAGCGCTGGATTTACAGGCAGTATGACCACATGGTTCAGATAAACACCACAGTTTACCCCGGCTCTGACGCTGCAGTTTTAAGGATTAAGGAGAGCAAGAAGGGAATAGCCATAAGCTCAGACTGTAACTCCCGCTACTGCTACCTCAACCCCTACGAGGGAGGAAAAATCGCCGTTGCAGAGGCGGCAAGGAACGTCGCCTGCAGTGGAGCGAAACCAAGGGCAATAACCGACTGTCTGAACTTTGCAAGCCCTGAAGACCCAGAAATTATGTGGCAGTTTGTAAAGGTAACAGATGGAATGGCAGACGCCTGTAAGGTTCTTGAGACACCGGTGGTAAGCGGAAACGTTAGCTTCTACAACGAGACTGCAACAGAAAACGGCAAGCGAGCTGTCTTCCCAACACCGACGGTCGTCTGCGTTGGAGTCCTTGAAGACGTTGAAAAGAGGATGACCTCCTTCTTTAAAGAAGCAGGCGACGTAATAGTTCTCCTTGGAGAGAACACAGGTAACATATCCGGCTCTGAGTACCAGAAGCTCGTAGAGGGAGAGTTTAAGGGAAGGGGACAGACGATAGACCTCAGGTTTGAGAAGACCCTACAGGACGCCATAGTGGAAGCTATAGAGAAAGGGCTTGTAAAGAGTGCCCACGACGTATCTGAAGGAGGAATTGCTATTAACCTCTTTGAGTCTGCCTTTGAAAAGGAACTCGGATTTGAGGTTGAGTTTGACGAGGATTTACGCACAGACTTCTTACTCTTTGGAGAGGAGCAGAGCAGGATTGTAATAACAGTATCCCCTGAAAAACTTACCGAAGTCCTTGAATTCTTTGAGAAGAAAACAGTTCCTGCAAAGGTCATAGGAAAGGTTACGGATACAGGCAGGGGAGTGATAAGACATAAGGGTAAAGAGGTGGTGAACCTGCCAATCAAGGAGTGTAAGGAAATCTACGAAACCTCCTTAGAGAAGAAACTTTCAGGTGAGCACTAA
- a CDS encoding ferredoxin domain-containing protein, which produces MEFPYYGAVKTVAELMCCSAITAPKGKGVNLIYTKIFEGEEKDRVADLMEKIGREKDIPFFVRDAKNVRDSLLVVFVGTEVKPRGVPFCGFCGFGDCEGCSKAGGHCAYAVGDLGIAIGSAVKVASDNNLDNRIMFSFGKAVIVGGFVPESVKLGYGIPLSVSGKNIFFDRKR; this is translated from the coding sequence ATGGAATTTCCTTACTACGGTGCGGTTAAGACGGTTGCTGAACTTATGTGTTGTAGCGCCATAACTGCTCCTAAGGGTAAGGGTGTTAACCTTATCTACACTAAGATATTTGAGGGAGAGGAGAAGGATAGGGTAGCCGACCTTATGGAAAAAATAGGTAGGGAGAAGGACATTCCTTTTTTTGTTCGTGACGCAAAGAACGTTAGGGATTCTCTGCTCGTCGTTTTTGTAGGGACGGAGGTTAAGCCAAGGGGGGTTCCTTTCTGTGGCTTCTGTGGGTTTGGGGACTGTGAGGGGTGCTCTAAGGCAGGAGGACACTGCGCCTATGCCGTTGGTGACCTTGGAATAGCCATAGGTTCAGCTGTAAAGGTTGCCTCTGATAATAACTTGGACAACCGTATTATGTTCTCTTTCGGGAAGGCCGTAATCGTTGGAGGCTTTGTTCCTGAGAGTGTAAAGCTCGGTTACGGGATTCCCCTTTCTGTCTCCGGTAAGAACATATTCTTTGACAGGAAAAGGTAA
- a CDS encoding magnesium transporter CorA family protein, whose protein sequence is MENVVWVVVPDESSIKTVKTTVDAFIDDEKLLSLKPKWIHLRRIDDKTEELLVKHFRINELSLEDCRSEGRSKVEAFEDYIFLLMVYFDGGISRQKKLCVFWGRDFIITVGSRRLFEEARKNLSLEEEPFKEGVEKVLWIISSIVADKFKVVTTILEEQGDEIEARVFKEQNPELLEDISDLSYEILTLRKTLKQLRDTYKAVMSFSPKFINPENIHYFRDLLDEITILYDRAETLHEFIQNVLNVFSSLVSFRLNDVMKTLTIFVAVLEPLMFISSYYGMNVANLPFAGTPYGVFLISLFMVVVTLSLLFFFKRKGWI, encoded by the coding sequence ATGGAAAATGTTGTGTGGGTTGTTGTTCCAGATGAGAGCTCAATAAAGACCGTTAAAACCACAGTTGACGCCTTTATTGATGACGAGAAGCTCCTCTCACTAAAGCCCAAGTGGATTCACTTAAGGAGGATTGACGATAAGACCGAGGAGCTCCTTGTTAAGCACTTCAGAATAAACGAGCTCTCCTTAGAGGACTGTCGCTCAGAAGGTCGCTCAAAGGTAGAGGCCTTTGAGGACTACATCTTCCTTTTGATGGTCTACTTTGACGGAGGTATAAGCCGTCAGAAAAAGCTCTGCGTCTTTTGGGGGAGGGACTTTATCATTACCGTCGGGAGTAGAAGGCTCTTTGAGGAGGCAAGGAAGAACCTTTCCTTAGAAGAAGAGCCCTTTAAGGAGGGGGTGGAGAAGGTTCTCTGGATAATTTCAAGCATAGTGGCCGATAAGTTTAAGGTTGTTACAACAATCTTAGAGGAGCAGGGAGACGAGATAGAGGCAAGGGTGTTTAAGGAGCAAAACCCGGAACTCCTTGAGGATATTTCAGACCTTTCCTACGAGATTTTGACGCTGAGGAAAACGCTAAAACAGCTTAGGGATACCTATAAGGCCGTCATGTCCTTTTCTCCAAAGTTCATAAATCCTGAAAATATCCACTACTTTAGAGACCTCCTTGACGAGATAACAATTCTTTACGATAGAGCAGAAACTTTACACGAGTTCATCCAGAACGTTCTTAACGTTTTCTCTTCCCTCGTTTCCTTTAGGCTCAACGATGTTATGAAGACTTTGACGATATTTGTCGCTGTCCTTGAGCCTTTAATGTTTATAAGCAGCTACTACGGGATGAACGTAGCCAACCTTCCCTTTGCCGGGACTCCTTACGGCGTCTTCCTTATAAGCCTCTTTATGGTGGTCGTTACCCTTTCTCTCCTCTTCTTCTTCAAGAGGAAAGGTTGGATTTAA
- the flgL gene encoding flagellar hook-associated protein FlgL yields MRVPDLKFFDILIKYDRKRSVDLTRKTEELSSGKALLYPSDSPVDYARVIRLKNIVSGFERFNRNIDLTQNILETAESVLGTVVNTAQTVRVKIVQLLNTGVLNEEDAKVMVDYLESIKDYIIQQGNTKIGDSYLFGGVKTQEAPFSSDGSYNGETTETTVPVANGVTVNTNFNGKNYFGVNSASGSGKILIVEVLDTIITLIKNGEYSQLNTYEIDVDLDGSGTPTKMKLLDAFDAGLSKIMEYRSIIGTKIATVENLRIQNESLRVHYSNLISKIEDTDYAAAISEYEKAKTAYEALIAAIQQTKDLSLLKFYR; encoded by the coding sequence ATGAGAGTGCCAGACCTAAAGTTCTTTGACATACTCATAAAGTACGACAGGAAAAGGAGCGTTGACTTAACCCGAAAGACTGAGGAACTCTCCTCCGGAAAAGCTCTACTCTACCCCTCCGATAGTCCCGTAGACTACGCAAGAGTTATTAGGCTAAAGAACATCGTTTCAGGATTTGAAAGGTTCAACAGGAACATAGACCTTACTCAGAACATCCTTGAAACGGCAGAGAGCGTCCTCGGAACTGTAGTTAACACTGCCCAAACCGTAAGGGTAAAAATCGTTCAGCTCTTAAACACGGGAGTCCTAAACGAAGAGGACGCAAAAGTTATGGTTGACTACCTTGAAAGTATAAAGGACTACATAATACAGCAGGGCAACACAAAAATCGGCGACTCCTACCTCTTCGGAGGAGTTAAAACTCAGGAAGCCCCCTTTTCAAGCGACGGTAGCTACAACGGCGAAACTACAGAAACTACCGTCCCCGTTGCAAACGGCGTAACGGTAAACACGAACTTTAACGGTAAGAACTACTTCGGCGTAAACAGTGCCAGTGGAAGTGGAAAAATCCTAATCGTAGAAGTTTTAGACACTATAATCACCCTTATCAAAAACGGTGAGTACTCTCAGCTCAACACTTACGAGATAGACGTTGACCTTGACGGTAGCGGAACTCCAACAAAGATGAAACTCCTTGATGCCTTTGACGCAGGCCTTTCAAAAATCATGGAGTACCGTTCAATAATCGGAACAAAAATCGCAACCGTTGAAAACCTAAGAATCCAAAACGAAAGCCTAAGAGTTCACTACTCCAACCTGATATCAAAGATAGAGGACACCGACTACGCAGCGGCAATTTCTGAGTACGAGAAGGCGAAAACTGCCTATGAGGCTTTAATTGCTGCTATTCAGCAGACGAAGGACCTTTCCCTACTTAAGTTCTACCGTTAA
- the flgK gene encoding flagellar hook-associated protein FlgK, protein MAIFAALSIASQALLSNTTAINTTNKNISNVYNEDYSREEAVFSDVPGGGVSIETIRRIFDRALFRRFISQNQENASLQEYRGVLEQVESVFNDLQGSGFAKELEEFFSVMNDIAVNPDDIAARAELISVAKSLVGRIRDSYDTLQEIKSVSVKKIKDQVKLLNEDLAHLAEINKNIKIFQSSPEKLNTYLNERDKLLKEISGLIETKITFNEDGSVNVYTAKGFALVIDSEAKEVTFEEVGGDPKISINGTDLTGEIQGGSIGGLLKGVSFINDVVDKLNTFTSSFANRVNLTHEGGLDLYGNTGTPFFLAGGGASPPPKASNIIVNPLIEEDPKKIAAAKDPNYLNSDNQNILDMIELKDGKWPELNNMSFEEYYTSEIVTPIGTELEHTKNLAEESQFLLESIDEKVKELSSVNMDEELVNLTRFQRAYEAAARIVTVTDELLQTILGMVG, encoded by the coding sequence ATGGCTATTTTCGCTGCCCTCTCCATAGCAAGCCAAGCGCTACTTTCAAACACAACGGCGATAAATACGACGAACAAAAACATATCCAACGTTTACAATGAAGACTACTCAAGGGAAGAGGCTGTCTTCTCCGACGTCCCCGGCGGAGGAGTTTCCATAGAAACGATAAGGAGAATCTTTGACAGAGCTCTCTTCAGGAGATTTATCTCTCAAAACCAAGAGAACGCTTCTCTCCAAGAGTACAGAGGAGTCCTTGAACAGGTTGAAAGCGTCTTCAACGACCTTCAGGGAAGCGGTTTTGCCAAAGAACTTGAAGAGTTCTTTAGCGTAATGAACGACATAGCCGTTAACCCGGATGATATAGCCGCAAGGGCTGAGCTAATTTCTGTAGCAAAATCCTTAGTAGGTAGAATAAGGGACAGCTACGACACGCTACAGGAAATAAAGAGCGTTTCCGTCAAGAAGATAAAAGACCAAGTCAAGCTCCTCAACGAGGATTTAGCCCACTTAGCAGAAATCAACAAGAACATAAAGATATTCCAGAGCTCCCCAGAAAAGCTCAACACCTACCTCAACGAAAGGGACAAGCTCCTCAAAGAAATAAGCGGGCTGATAGAGACAAAAATTACCTTTAACGAGGACGGAAGCGTAAACGTCTACACGGCAAAGGGATTTGCCTTAGTAATAGACAGCGAAGCTAAGGAAGTAACCTTTGAAGAGGTGGGCGGCGACCCAAAAATATCCATTAACGGCACAGACCTAACCGGGGAAATTCAGGGAGGCTCAATCGGCGGCCTATTAAAAGGCGTCTCCTTCATCAACGACGTAGTAGACAAGCTAAACACCTTTACGAGTTCCTTCGCAAACAGGGTTAACCTTACCCACGAAGGAGGACTTGATCTTTATGGAAATACAGGTACTCCTTTCTTCTTAGCTGGAGGTGGAGCTTCTCCTCCACCTAAAGCCTCAAACATCATAGTCAACCCACTCATAGAAGAGGACCCAAAGAAAATCGCCGCGGCTAAAGACCCAAATTACCTAAACTCTGACAACCAAAACATACTGGACATGATAGAGCTAAAGGACGGCAAGTGGCCAGAACTTAACAACATGAGCTTTGAAGAATACTACACCTCAGAAATAGTAACCCCAATAGGTACAGAGCTTGAACACACCAAGAACTTGGCAGAAGAGAGCCAGTTCCTCCTTGAAAGCATAGACGAGAAAGTTAAGGAGCTCTCCTCCGTCAACATGGACGAGGAACTCGTTAACCTGACAAGATTTCAAAGAGCTTACGAAGCAGCGGCAAGGATTGTAACCGTTACGGATGAGTTACTTCAAACAATCCTTGGAATGGTGGGGTAG
- a CDS encoding flagellar brake protein — translation MSDYTERVVSWLKELRESKKPVEVISFYNELPVRVRLNVLDVDDKKELIQWNSHPRLNLAIEETGKIFLPFYDPLHQANRILSADVIYYGKGFMETATPTVAGDSRFNRKSLRIRTSETLPIRALLTAKNFPVKPVKVRDISEGGVGLFVPPSTFRIGDKVDLLLSFPDGKTVEAKGEVVRLEKTPEGELAGIMFLSPSKELLNQVVRYIMKRQREIMDQLRMFAD, via the coding sequence TTGTCTGACTACACAGAAAGAGTAGTAAGCTGGCTCAAGGAGTTGAGAGAATCCAAAAAACCCGTTGAGGTAATTAGCTTCTACAACGAGCTTCCAGTAAGGGTTAGGCTCAACGTTCTTGACGTTGATGACAAAAAAGAGCTTATTCAGTGGAACTCTCACCCAAGGCTAAACTTGGCCATAGAAGAAACCGGAAAAATCTTCCTCCCCTTCTACGACCCTCTACATCAGGCCAACAGAATACTCAGCGCCGACGTTATATACTACGGAAAAGGATTCATGGAAACTGCAACCCCCACCGTAGCCGGTGATTCACGTTTTAACAGGAAATCTTTAAGGATAAGAACTTCAGAAACGCTTCCAATTAGAGCTCTCCTTACTGCAAAAAACTTTCCGGTGAAACCGGTAAAGGTAAGGGACATATCCGAAGGTGGAGTTGGACTTTTCGTTCCACCGAGCACCTTCCGTATAGGAGACAAGGTTGATTTGTTACTTTCCTTTCCAGACGGAAAGACCGTAGAGGCAAAAGGAGAAGTGGTAAGACTTGAAAAGACTCCAGAGGGAGAGCTTGCGGGAATAATGTTTTTATCCCCTTCAAAGGAGCTCCTAAACCAAGTGGTTAGGTATATAATGAAGAGGCAGAGAGAAATAATGGACCAGCTACGTATGTTTGCTGATTAG